From Hippea alviniae EP5-r, the proteins below share one genomic window:
- a CDS encoding radical SAM protein → MNLHDLVGSSCRLCPRECGINRNLHKGLCKTKNQLEIASVNLHFGEEPPISSKNGSGTIFFAGCNMSCIYCQNYPISQLKSAFRVVSTEELADLMLSLQKRDANNINLVTPSHFVHLICDAIRLARKKGLKIPIVYNTSSYDKEEVIEMLDECVDVYLGDLKYVDSRMSMELSGVSDYFEVATKALKKMYETKGELVLENGIARKGLIVRHLVMPGYIENSKKALMWVKKNLPKAKVSVMFQYFPAYKAFSHSIINRKVNVDEYFEIVEFVEKLNLDGWIQEI, encoded by the coding sequence ATGAATCTACACGACCTTGTTGGGAGCTCCTGCAGACTTTGTCCACGAGAGTGCGGCATAAATAGAAACCTTCATAAGGGCTTATGTAAAACCAAAAATCAGCTCGAGATAGCAAGTGTCAATCTTCATTTTGGCGAAGAGCCGCCAATAAGCTCAAAGAACGGTTCTGGCACTATCTTCTTTGCAGGTTGCAATATGTCATGCATCTATTGTCAAAATTATCCTATAAGCCAACTTAAAAGTGCATTCAGAGTTGTAAGTACTGAAGAGCTTGCTGATTTAATGCTCTCTCTTCAGAAAAGAGATGCAAACAATATAAACTTAGTGACGCCTTCGCACTTTGTTCATCTTATATGTGATGCCATAAGGCTTGCAAGAAAGAAAGGCTTAAAAATACCTATTGTTTACAACACATCATCTTATGATAAAGAAGAAGTTATAGAGATGCTCGATGAGTGCGTTGATGTTTATCTTGGTGATTTGAAGTATGTTGATAGTAGGATGTCGATGGAGTTGTCTGGTGTTTCTGATTATTTTGAAGTTGCGACAAAGGCGTTAAAAAAGATGTATGAGACAAAAGGCGAGCTTGTTTTAGAAAATGGCATAGCAAGGAAAGGCTTGATTGTTAGGCATCTTGTTATGCCAGGATACATAGAGAATTCAAAAAAGGCATTGATGTGGGTAAAAAAGAATCTGCCAAAGGCTAAGGTTTCTGTAATGTTTCAGTATTTTCCCGCCTATAAAGCCTTCTCTCATTCGATTATAAACAGAAAAGTAAATGTTGATGAGTACTTTGAAATTGTTGAGTTTGTTGAAAAGTTAAACTTAGACGGCTGGATACAGGAAATTTAA
- the cobU gene encoding bifunctional adenosylcobinamide kinase/adenosylcobinamide-phosphate guanylyltransferase, whose protein sequence is MITLITGGVKSGKSRFALKLTENKKDKFFIATAEPIDDEMKAKIEKHKLERKGEFTTIEEPIYLAKAISNIQNAQVCIIDCLNIWVNNLLYYDKLDQIEELLKLLKNFVKFELIFVSNEVGMGLLPADKLSRHFVNLLGNLNQQIAAMSDAVYFMVSGLPLKIK, encoded by the coding sequence ATGATTACTCTGATAACAGGCGGTGTAAAATCTGGCAAAAGCAGGTTTGCCTTAAAACTCACAGAAAACAAAAAAGATAAATTCTTCATAGCAACAGCAGAACCGATAGATGACGAGATGAAAGCAAAGATAGAAAAGCACAAATTAGAGCGTAAGGGAGAATTTACAACAATAGAAGAGCCAATCTATCTTGCCAAAGCCATCTCAAACATTCAAAATGCTCAAGTTTGTATAATAGACTGTCTGAATATCTGGGTTAACAACCTTCTGTATTACGACAAATTAGACCAGATAGAAGAGCTTTTAAAACTATTAAAAAATTTCGTAAAGTTTGAGCTTATCTTTGTAAGCAACGAAGTGGGAATGGGGCTTCTGCCTGCAGATAAGCTGTCTCGACACTTCGTAAATCTTTTGGGAAATTTAAATCAGCAGATAGCAGCTATGTCTGATGCTGTGTATTTTATGGTTAGCGGATTGCCTTTAAAAATCAAATAG
- a CDS encoding sulfite exporter TauE/SafE family protein yields the protein MFSVSTSIVALSFVIIWAASFLFAMLGLGGGMVYVPVMKWLGFDLKSVAIPLGLLLNGLNTALAMIPYHKAKLIDYKGALPFALAAIIGAPFGAYTVQFIPTRIVLILFITAVLIAAFRVFVSTKAPDEDNLIEFKKRLIYGGISGLLIGFVGGMLGIGGGFLAAPILMSMGYNAKRAAATTAYIVTFSSASGFLGHVAEGHFDPLLTAVLVVAVLLGSQLGARFTVKKAKSKTIKKIYVIILLLIAIKLTLGLFGVRFR from the coding sequence ATGTTTAGCGTATCTACAAGCATTGTTGCCTTGAGCTTTGTGATTATATGGGCTGCATCGTTTCTGTTTGCCATGCTTGGACTTGGCGGCGGCATGGTCTATGTACCTGTAATGAAATGGTTGGGATTTGACCTAAAAAGCGTTGCCATACCATTAGGCTTGCTTCTAAACGGCCTAAACACGGCACTTGCCATGATCCCATATCACAAAGCAAAGCTTATAGATTACAAAGGTGCTCTTCCCTTCGCACTTGCAGCTATAATAGGAGCACCGTTTGGTGCATATACAGTTCAGTTTATACCAACAAGGATAGTTTTAATTCTCTTCATCACTGCCGTTCTTATAGCAGCCTTCAGGGTTTTTGTATCAACAAAAGCACCAGACGAAGACAACCTAATAGAATTCAAAAAGAGACTCATATACGGCGGTATTAGTGGACTTTTAATAGGTTTTGTCGGTGGAATGCTGGGTATAGGCGGTGGATTTTTAGCAGCACCAATCCTTATGAGTATGGGATACAACGCAAAAAGGGCAGCTGCCACAACAGCATACATAGTAACATTCTCATCTGCAAGCGGATTTTTGGGACATGTTGCAGAAGGCCACTTTGACCCACTACTCACGGCAGTCTTGGTTGTTGCTGTGTTGTTGGGTTCTCAGCTTGGAGCAAGGTTTACAGTAAAAAAAGCAAAATCAAAGACAATCAAGAAAATTTATGTTATAATTCTTCTGCTTATTGCCATTAAACTGACGCTTGGCCTGTTTGGAGTGAGATTTAGGTGA
- the ftsH gene encoding ATP-dependent zinc metalloprotease FtsH translates to MSPVYRNAFLWMIIAVLMILLFNMFNNAGNYSFVKIDYTKLIRLVDSDKIKSVRFDGNEVYITTTDGKRYRTYTPEVKDIADKLAKKGVDVVVKPKENNSILTNILIYWVPMIVFIFLWFYFMNQMNKGGKALNFGKSNARMFVSDPKNRVTFKDVAGIDEVKDELLEIIEFLKNPGKFTKIGAKIPKGVLLVGAPGTGKTLVAKAVAGEAGVPFFTISGSDFVEMFVGVGASRVRDLFNQAKRNAPCIVFIDEIDAVGRQRGAGVGGGNDEREQTLNQLLVEMDGFQTDTNIIVMAATNRPDVLDPALLRPGRFDRRIVVPKPDVKGRLEILKVHTRKIPLGDDVDLEIIAKTTSGFVGADLANLVNEAALIAARKNKTKVEMEDFDLAKDKVLLGPERKNAIISEREKRITAYHESGHAIVAKMLPNTDPVHKVSIIPRGMALGVTQQLPEDDKYTYDKEYLMNRIAVLMGGRAAEEVMLGSITTGAGNDIERATEIARRMVCEWGMSSLGPIHLSDEGKEVFLGRDIAVRKTFSEETARLIDAEIKKIVDDGYRIAVEIITENKDKVEKMAQRLLEKEVIDAKEIDEILGLNDDRAA, encoded by the coding sequence ATGTCGCCTGTTTACAGGAACGCATTTTTGTGGATGATTATAGCTGTTTTGATGATACTGCTTTTTAATATGTTTAATAATGCTGGCAATTACTCGTTTGTAAAGATTGATTACACAAAACTTATTCGGCTTGTTGATTCTGATAAGATAAAAAGTGTAAGGTTTGATGGAAATGAAGTTTATATAACAACCACAGATGGCAAAAGATATAGAACATATACGCCGGAAGTGAAAGATATAGCGGACAAGCTTGCAAAGAAAGGCGTTGATGTTGTTGTGAAGCCAAAAGAGAACAATTCAATCTTGACGAATATACTCATTTATTGGGTTCCGATGATTGTGTTTATCTTCTTATGGTTTTACTTCATGAATCAGATGAATAAGGGTGGAAAGGCATTAAACTTTGGCAAAAGCAATGCAAGGATGTTTGTAAGTGACCCGAAGAACAGGGTAACATTTAAAGATGTTGCTGGGATTGATGAAGTAAAGGATGAGTTGCTTGAGATAATTGAGTTTTTAAAGAATCCGGGAAAGTTTACCAAGATAGGCGCAAAGATACCAAAAGGTGTTCTTTTGGTTGGTGCTCCAGGAACAGGAAAAACGCTTGTTGCCAAAGCTGTTGCAGGTGAAGCAGGTGTTCCATTTTTTACGATAAGTGGCTCTGATTTTGTTGAAATGTTTGTTGGTGTAGGTGCAAGTAGAGTAAGAGATTTATTTAATCAGGCAAAGAGAAATGCTCCATGTATTGTGTTTATTGATGAGATAGATGCAGTGGGCAGGCAGCGTGGTGCTGGTGTAGGCGGTGGAAACGATGAGAGAGAGCAGACTCTAAACCAGCTTTTGGTTGAGATGGACGGATTTCAAACTGACACAAATATAATTGTTATGGCTGCAACAAATAGACCTGATGTTCTTGACCCTGCGCTTCTGCGCCCTGGTAGGTTTGATAGAAGAATAGTTGTTCCGAAGCCGGATGTTAAAGGAAGACTTGAGATTTTAAAGGTTCATACGAGAAAGATTCCACTTGGAGATGATGTTGATTTGGAGATTATAGCGAAGACAACTTCAGGTTTTGTTGGAGCGGATCTTGCAAACTTGGTTAATGAGGCTGCTTTGATTGCCGCGCGAAAAAACAAAACAAAGGTTGAAATGGAAGATTTTGATTTGGCAAAGGATAAAGTTTTGCTTGGCCCAGAGAGAAAAAATGCAATAATCAGCGAAAGAGAAAAGAGAATTACGGCATATCATGAGTCTGGTCATGCAATAGTTGCTAAGATGCTGCCGAATACAGATCCAGTTCATAAGGTTAGCATAATCCCGCGCGGTATGGCTTTAGGCGTAACTCAGCAGCTACCAGAAGATGATAAATACACATACGATAAAGAGTATCTAATGAACAGGATTGCCGTTTTAATGGGTGGAAGGGCTGCAGAAGAAGTGATGCTTGGCAGTATTACGACAGGTGCAGGAAACGATATAGAAAGGGCAACGGAGATTGCAAGGAGAATGGTGTGTGAATGGGGTATGAGTTCGTTAGGCCCGATTCACTTATCAGATGAAGGCAAGGAAGTATTCTTAGGCAGAGATATAGCTGTTAGAAAGACATTTTCAGAAGAGACAGCAAGGCTCATCGATGCTGAGATTAAAAAGATTGTTGATGATGGGTATAGGATTGCCGTTGAGATAATTACAGAGAATAAGGATAAGGTTGAAAAGATGGCTCAAAGGCTGCTTGAGAAGGAAGTTATAGATGCAAAAGAGATAGATGAGATTTTGGGGTTAAACGATGATAGAGCTGCTTAA
- the folP gene encoding dihydropteroate synthase, with protein sequence MIELLKINEIEKVREELKSIGVDDIAVDLMDRKGVCYAVKVFDCKFYHANILKQEALSVGIDAAVQKDVITAKTQITDCLILGDAKRIEKLAEKLKKQNFEFLRVLAEELENALKNVLNADFVWAFRDKRFDLKDNYLIMGVLNVTPDSFSDGGEFNSVDAALKRTEEMLKEGADIVDVGGESTRPGSEFVSLDEELKRVVPVVEAIKKRFGSDVVLSVDTYKSKVAEEVLSLGADIINDISGLGFDKKLLEVLSKSNCGVVEMHIKGTPKNMQKNPFYEHLISEINSKFREIMDKLRKAGIDEERIVLDPGIGFGKKFEDNLKILNNIESFKIFGRPILIGTSRKSFIGAILNIENPKDRLFGTIASNVVALLKGASIFRVHDVKAHREALKLAKSIMQESF encoded by the coding sequence ATGATAGAGCTGCTTAAGATAAACGAAATAGAGAAAGTAAGAGAAGAGCTGAAAAGTATAGGTGTTGATGATATTGCTGTTGATTTGATGGATAGAAAGGGCGTCTGTTATGCTGTCAAAGTGTTTGATTGTAAGTTTTATCATGCCAATATCTTAAAACAGGAAGCCTTGTCTGTTGGCATAGATGCTGCTGTTCAGAAGGATGTTATAACAGCAAAGACTCAGATTACAGACTGCCTGATTCTTGGTGATGCAAAAAGGATTGAAAAGCTTGCTGAAAAACTAAAGAAACAGAACTTTGAGTTTTTAAGGGTTTTGGCAGAAGAGTTGGAAAATGCTTTAAAGAATGTTCTGAATGCTGATTTTGTCTGGGCTTTTAGGGATAAAAGGTTTGATTTAAAAGATAACTATCTGATTATGGGCGTTTTAAATGTTACGCCAGATTCGTTTTCTGATGGTGGAGAGTTTAATAGCGTTGATGCGGCATTAAAAAGAACAGAAGAGATGCTTAAAGAAGGTGCGGATATTGTTGATGTTGGCGGAGAATCAACAAGACCGGGTAGCGAATTTGTAAGTTTGGATGAAGAGTTGAAGCGTGTTGTTCCTGTTGTTGAAGCGATTAAGAAGAGATTTGGAAGTGATGTTGTTTTATCTGTTGATACATACAAGTCTAAGGTTGCAGAAGAAGTTTTATCCTTAGGTGCTGACATAATAAACGATATAAGTGGACTTGGTTTTGACAAGAAGCTTTTGGAAGTTCTCTCAAAGAGCAATTGTGGTGTTGTTGAGATGCACATAAAAGGCACGCCAAAGAATATGCAGAAGAACCCTTTTTATGAGCATTTAATATCCGAGATAAATAGTAAATTCAGAGAAATAATGGACAAACTAAGAAAAGCTGGGATAGATGAAGAAAGAATCGTGCTTGACCCTGGTATTGGTTTTGGAAAGAAGTTTGAAGATAATTTAAAGATTCTAAACAATATTGAGTCTTTTAAGATATTTGGAAGACCTATTCTTATTGGAACTTCAAGGAAGAGCTTTATAGGTGCTATTTTGAATATTGAAAATCCTAAGGATAGACTGTTTGGCACGATTGCTTCAAATGTTGTAGCCCTGCTTAAGGGTGCTTCTATCTTTAGGGTTCATGATGTTAAAGCCCACAGAGAAGCTCTGAAGCTTGCAAAGAGTATAATGCAGGAGAGTTTCTAA
- a CDS encoding FmdE family protein: MLDRFAKHREIVNGITTLDDTEKELLYSALNIHGHFCGGMPMGYLAGLAGLKALSAKRELSMDKEVIIFVGDHHAGGCFADGVQFATGCTFGKGIMRKEPKGKWSYLLIDRKSQKAVKVTVKPEIMKAAYDAPFIKDYRLKGIPPAEVDQEVAIKAFLGLFSKPFEEIVNIEGPFDYTIDKTPSSFNLAFCEICGDAVAENYLRVENNKKVCLDCFTYKNI; the protein is encoded by the coding sequence ATGCTCGACAGATTTGCAAAACACAGAGAGATTGTTAACGGTATCACAACATTAGATGATACAGAAAAGGAGTTGCTCTACTCTGCCTTGAATATTCACGGACACTTCTGTGGCGGAATGCCCATGGGATACCTGGCAGGACTTGCAGGTCTAAAGGCTTTAAGTGCAAAAAGGGAGCTTAGTATGGACAAAGAAGTGATTATTTTTGTCGGAGACCATCATGCCGGTGGCTGTTTTGCCGATGGGGTTCAGTTTGCAACAGGTTGCACATTCGGAAAAGGCATAATGAGAAAAGAGCCAAAGGGAAAATGGAGTTATCTACTTATCGACAGAAAAAGCCAAAAGGCCGTAAAAGTTACAGTTAAACCAGAGATAATGAAGGCTGCATATGATGCACCGTTTATAAAGGATTACAGACTAAAAGGCATTCCACCTGCAGAAGTTGACCAAGAAGTCGCAATCAAGGCATTCTTGGGGCTGTTCTCAAAACCGTTTGAAGAGATAGTCAACATAGAAGGCCCTTTTGATTACACTATTGATAAAACACCATCTTCGTTTAACCTTGCATTCTGTGAAATCTGTGGCGATGCCGTTGCGGAAAATTACCTGCGTGTGGAAAATAACAAAAAGGTTTGTCTTGACTGTTTTACATACAAAAACATTTAA
- a CDS encoding efflux RND transporter periplasmic adaptor subunit, producing MRRVKDFLICLLIVAIATVSFAAPKNRHFKFTPTIDVYKVEVKDKIEVNPIFPARLKSVDSCVVRAKVDGTIVKRLFREGSFVKKGEVLFVIDPALYKAKVDSLFAQLKLAKAKLENAKSNYLRIEKSFKENLVSAQKRDDAFFGYQQAKANVEVVKAQLEDAKIRLSYTKVKAPISGYVREKLIDVGNYVKVGDALVEIDKIKPIYAEFSIPDEQFLKYRDDIKNGIRVYLLPKGKIVGKLCFVDKVIDPDTSTVKAKAIFDNNDLKLMPNQFVRVMLGDVYYREVAKIPQSVVIQTEHFPMVYLIKDNVVIPKPIKIVAQKDGFFIVKGLKSSDLVAYDNLMKIRPKMKIKIGKIVNR from the coding sequence ATGAGAAGAGTTAAAGATTTCTTGATTTGCCTGTTGATTGTTGCAATTGCAACTGTGTCTTTTGCAGCACCAAAAAATAGACACTTTAAGTTCACTCCAACTATTGATGTGTATAAAGTTGAAGTTAAAGATAAGATAGAAGTAAATCCCATATTCCCTGCAAGGCTTAAAAGTGTCGATAGTTGTGTTGTAAGGGCTAAAGTGGACGGAACGATAGTTAAAAGGCTCTTTAGGGAAGGTAGCTTCGTTAAAAAGGGTGAAGTGCTGTTTGTTATAGACCCTGCTTTATACAAGGCTAAGGTTGATTCGTTATTTGCTCAGCTGAAGCTTGCAAAAGCCAAACTTGAGAATGCAAAGTCTAATTATCTTAGGATAGAGAAGTCTTTTAAAGAGAATCTTGTTAGTGCTCAGAAAAGAGATGATGCCTTCTTCGGATATCAACAGGCAAAGGCAAATGTTGAAGTTGTAAAAGCTCAGCTTGAAGATGCGAAGATAAGGCTATCATACACAAAGGTTAAAGCTCCTATCAGTGGATATGTTAGAGAGAAGCTTATAGATGTTGGCAACTATGTGAAGGTTGGTGATGCGTTGGTAGAAATTGATAAGATTAAGCCCATATATGCGGAGTTTTCTATACCCGATGAGCAGTTTTTGAAATACAGAGATGATATTAAAAATGGCATAAGGGTTTATCTTTTGCCTAAAGGAAAAATCGTGGGTAAGCTCTGTTTTGTTGATAAGGTTATTGACCCTGATACATCAACAGTTAAGGCTAAGGCTATCTTCGATAATAATGATTTAAAGCTTATGCCTAATCAGTTTGTAAGGGTTATGCTTGGAGATGTCTATTATAGAGAAGTCGCCAAGATTCCGCAGAGTGTCGTTATACAGACAGAGCATTTTCCTATGGTTTATCTTATTAAAGATAATGTTGTTATACCAAAACCCATAAAGATAGTCGCTCAAAAGGATGGTTTTTTTATAGTAAAGGGTCTAAAAAGTAGTGATTTAGTTGCTTATGACAATCTTATGAAGATAAGACCCAAGATGAAGATAAAAATAGGGAAGATTGTAAATAGATGA
- a CDS encoding cation diffusion facilitator family transporter, with the protein MEEKNLQKAKEFWLIASTLLNIVMAVGKLCVGVFTNTPVIIADGIHSVSDVIVSSLIYASVKLSGRKSKRFPLGMHKLEDLAALFGGLAIFYVGYEIVESVIFHSNPFVKVNIYITIPFLVAVLIAQVVFIYFELRSAKKLNSPGVNADVMEWIGDAGTTVVAIIGIVMSYFKVPYAQQVAVVIIVLAIYKEAFEIVKDAVLTLLDASVDVELIEKAKKIIVSHPKVESVDFVFIRKAGSIYVADITIKIDEKNMSRAHDLVEEIENDLKREIENLQFITIHYEPAKKSTIKTAFLLDENGNIAERLRDVARIRIEEKSVEGELLSVIEYENPFYEERRGHSIRLISWLIKKGVDEIVFSPVGQNRDRVELFESLGIRVRESI; encoded by the coding sequence ATGGAAGAGAAAAATCTGCAAAAAGCAAAAGAGTTCTGGCTCATAGCATCTACACTTCTGAACATTGTAATGGCCGTTGGAAAACTGTGCGTAGGTGTCTTTACGAATACTCCTGTTATTATAGCAGATGGAATTCATAGCGTATCAGATGTTATTGTTTCTTCTCTTATTTATGCTTCGGTTAAGCTTTCGGGCAGGAAGAGTAAAAGATTCCCTTTGGGTATGCATAAGCTTGAAGATTTAGCTGCCCTTTTTGGTGGTTTAGCTATATTTTATGTGGGTTATGAAATTGTTGAATCTGTTATATTTCATTCGAATCCGTTTGTTAAAGTTAATATTTATATAACTATTCCATTTTTGGTTGCTGTTTTAATTGCTCAGGTGGTTTTTATCTATTTTGAGTTAAGGTCTGCAAAGAAACTAAATTCTCCTGGTGTCAATGCTGATGTTATGGAGTGGATAGGCGATGCAGGAACAACGGTTGTGGCAATAATCGGTATTGTTATGAGTTATTTTAAGGTTCCCTATGCTCAACAGGTTGCAGTTGTGATTATTGTCCTTGCAATTTACAAAGAGGCCTTTGAGATAGTGAAGGATGCTGTTTTAACCTTGCTTGATGCTTCCGTTGATGTGGAACTTATAGAAAAAGCTAAGAAAATTATTGTCTCTCATCCGAAAGTTGAAAGCGTAGATTTTGTTTTTATAAGGAAAGCCGGCAGCATCTATGTTGCCGATATAACGATAAAAATCGATGAGAAAAACATGAGTAGAGCCCATGACCTTGTTGAAGAAATAGAGAATGATTTGAAAAGAGAGATAGAAAACCTACAGTTTATAACCATTCATTACGAACCGGCAAAAAAGTCGACAATAAAGACCGCATTTCTGCTCGATGAAAACGGAAATATAGCAGAGAGACTAAGAGATGTTGCCAGAATAAGAATAGAAGAAAAATCTGTTGAAGGTGAGTTGTTGTCTGTTATTGAATATGAAAATCCTTTCTATGAAGAGAGAAGAGGTCATTCCATACGATTGATATCCTGGCTTATTAAGAAGGGCGTTGATGAGATTGTTTTTTCTCCTGTTGGGCAGAATAGAGACAGAGTTGAGTTGTTTGAAAGTTTAGGAATAAGGGTAAGAGAGTCTATTTGA
- a CDS encoding ArsR/SmtB family transcription factor yields MNLETYEFKSQVVKALAHPLRLAICEYLLEIKEPKCVNHIAGVFNKNQSVISKHLSILQQASIVKIQKEGVFTRYTLTQPEIMKSLLKSINELVKKSAEYNLKLTKNL; encoded by the coding sequence GTGAATCTTGAAACCTATGAGTTCAAATCGCAGGTGGTTAAGGCACTTGCTCATCCTTTGCGCCTTGCCATCTGCGAATACTTATTGGAAATAAAAGAACCCAAGTGCGTAAACCATATAGCCGGCGTATTTAACAAAAACCAATCGGTCATTTCAAAACATCTCTCCATTCTTCAACAGGCATCAATCGTAAAGATTCAAAAAGAAGGCGTATTTACGCGATACACTCTGACTCAGCCGGAAATCATGAAAAGTCTCTTAAAAAGCATTAACGAGCTTGTAAAAAAATCGGCAGAATACAATCTTAAACTAACAAAAAACCTTTAG
- a CDS encoding ATP-binding protein — MKKKEVLKSIIVEFHSWNLPSVIERNIKLPVDSNKIVSVIGSRRAGKTYLLFRTISELISDGIDKRRCVYINFEDERMDLTKEDLNLLLQAYSELYPDIDLKDIYLFFDEIQNVNGWERFVRRVYETITKNIFITGSNSKLLGDEIATSLRGRTLTYEVSPLTFEEFLRFKDFKFDFNVDIYDTNKKAKLIKLFNEFLVYGGFPEIPLMRKELKLLALQEYFNVMIYRDIVERYSIKEPFVLKYFIKRVAENITSSFSTNKIYNELKSQGIKVSKNTLYNYLYYMETSFLIGLVKKHHHSVLKSELSEKKVYFVDNGLLNAIRSFGETSRGALLENLIWHELKTKYNSIKFFKGKRECDFVVDERMAIQVCYEFSSEATRKREIEGLIECCKYFNLKEGFIVTFDDEEEIVEEGVRIKVIPAYRFVNLVG, encoded by the coding sequence ATGAAAAAGAAAGAAGTTTTAAAATCAATCATAGTAGAGTTTCACTCCTGGAATTTGCCATCAGTTATTGAGAGAAACATAAAACTACCTGTGGATTCTAATAAGATTGTATCTGTTATAGGCTCAAGGAGAGCTGGAAAGACTTACCTGCTTTTTAGAACAATAAGTGAGCTGATAAGTGATGGAATAGACAAAAGAAGATGTGTTTACATCAATTTTGAAGATGAGAGAATGGATTTAACAAAGGAAGATTTAAATCTATTGCTTCAGGCATACTCAGAGCTATATCCTGATATAGATTTAAAGGATATATATCTTTTCTTCGATGAGATTCAAAATGTAAACGGTTGGGAGAGATTTGTAAGAAGGGTATACGAAACTATAACAAAGAACATCTTTATAACCGGCTCAAATTCCAAACTGCTTGGTGATGAGATTGCAACATCCCTAAGGGGAAGAACTTTAACATACGAAGTCAGCCCTTTAACATTTGAAGAGTTTTTAAGGTTTAAAGACTTCAAGTTTGATTTTAATGTGGATATATACGATACAAACAAAAAAGCAAAATTAATCAAGCTATTCAACGAGTTTCTTGTATACGGCGGTTTTCCAGAGATTCCGTTAATGAGAAAAGAGCTAAAACTTCTTGCTCTGCAGGAGTATTTTAATGTTATGATATATAGGGATATAGTGGAAAGATATAGCATAAAAGAGCCTTTTGTCTTGAAATACTTCATAAAAAGGGTTGCAGAAAACATAACAAGCAGCTTTTCTACAAATAAGATTTACAATGAGCTTAAGTCTCAAGGCATAAAGGTAAGCAAAAATACTTTGTATAACTATCTGTATTATATGGAGACTTCATTTTTGATAGGACTCGTTAAGAAACATCATCACTCTGTTTTAAAATCTGAGCTTTCAGAGAAGAAAGTTTACTTTGTGGATAATGGCCTTTTGAATGCCATACGCTCATTTGGTGAGACCAGCCGTGGAGCATTGCTTGAAAACTTAATCTGGCATGAGCTTAAAACAAAATATAACAGTATAAAATTCTTTAAAGGCAAAAGAGAGTGTGATTTTGTTGTTGATGAAAGAATGGCCATTCAGGTCTGCTATGAGTTCTCATCAGAAGCAACAAGAAAAAGGGAAATTGAAGGGCTTATAGAGTGTTGTAAATACTTTAATCTTAAAGAAGGGTTTATTGTAACCTTTGATGATGAAGAAGAGATTGTTGAAGAAGGTGTGAGAATCAAGGTTATTCCGGCTTATAGGTTTGTGAATCTTGTAGGTTGA
- a CDS encoding cupin domain-containing protein: MNMNKKNRVSYENVKPYTTKDGSIIRELIHPNHMKVKNISLAEAIVKPNEETFLHIHKTSEEIYHITEGKGVMQLGDKTFEVKKGDSILIPPKTPHKIKNNSQEELKILCICSPPYSHEDTELL, encoded by the coding sequence ATGAATATGAATAAAAAGAATCGTGTCTCTTATGAAAATGTAAAACCATACACAACAAAGGATGGCTCAATCATAAGGGAATTGATACATCCCAATCATATGAAAGTAAAAAATATAAGTCTTGCGGAAGCCATAGTAAAACCGAACGAAGAGACTTTTTTACATATTCACAAAACTTCAGAAGAGATTTACCACATAACAGAAGGCAAAGGCGTCATGCAGCTTGGAGATAAAACCTTTGAAGTCAAAAAAGGCGATTCTATACTTATTCCGCCAAAAACACCACACAAAATCAAGAATAATTCACAAGAAGAACTAAAAATACTCTGCATCTGTTCGCCACCCTACTCTCACGAAGACACAGAGCTATTATAA